CGGTCGCTGGTACAAAGCAACCAATTTGTGACATAACAGTAACAAGTGCTAATTGTCTCATATACGTACTTTTACCAGACATGTTCGGTCCTGTAATTAAAAAGACATCCATCTTCTCCGGCATAATACAATCATTCGGTACATACAATTTCCCGTTCAATACTTTTTCAACGACAGGATGACGACCATCTTTAATAAAGATTTCGCGCTTAGTTGTTAAAACAGGTTTTACAAACTGCTCTTCTTCACTAACTGTCGCAAAGCTTTGCAGTACGTCTAGTTCACTAATTACTTTCGCTAAGTGTTGCAATTTCGGTATGAATACTTTTACTTCTTCGCGAAGTGCTGTAAATAAATCGTATTCTAATTGTACAATTTTCTCTTCTGCTTCTAAGATTAATGTTTCTTTTTCTTTTAGTTCATCTGTTATGAAACGTTCTGCATTTGCAAGTGTTTGTTTACGCTCATAGCGCCCTTCTGGAAGTGCTGCAAGATTCGCCTTCGTCACTTCAATGTAGTAGCCGAAAATACGGTTGTACCCAATTTTTAATGATTTAACCCCTGTAATATCACGCTCTCGTTTTTCAAGCTCAGCAATCCACGTTTTTCCGTTTTTACTAACGTAACGATATTGATCAAGCTTGTCATTATAACCGTCTTTAATAATATCTCCATCTTTAATAGAAAGCGGTGGGTTTTCTTGAATACTTCTTCCTAGTAATTCAGTTAAGCTCTCACACGGATCCGCACCTTGAATTAACCTTGCTGCATAAGCATTATCTAAAAGACTAATCGCTTCTAAAATAGCTGGTACTTGCAGTAAAGAACGTCTTAACTGTAATAAGTCCCGTGCATTTACATTACCAAATGCAACTTTCCCTGCTAAACGCTCTAAATCATATACTTCTTTTAACTTTTCTTTTAAATCTTCACGTAAAAAGTAATCATTTACAAACGTTTCAACCATTTCTAAACGCTCTTCAACTTTTTCTTTCTGGATAAGTGGACGTTCCATCCACTGTTTTAACATACGCCCACCCATAGCCGTTTTTGTTTTGTCTAATAGCCATAATAATGAGCCTGTCTTTTCCTTCGTGCGAAGAGTCTCTGTTAACTCTAAATTGCGTTTTGAATGCACATCAATTTTCATAAATTGATTCGTGTAATAAATTTCTACTGGTTGCAAGTGATCTAACGAACGTTTTTGTGTTCTTATCACATAGTTAAATAAGCGTCCAATTGCTTTAATTAATTTTGCTTGGGAAACATTTTTCACAAGATGTTCTAATCCTTCTGGAATAGTTGTTGCATCTTCATACGAAATCGTCATTTTTAATGTTTCAGTTAATTTATTTAATTCATCTTTTGAAAATGTAGAATCTACAACAATTTCTTTTGAACCAGTTGCATACACTTCTAATAAAATATCTTCTACTGAACCTGTTAACAACGTCACTGTATTTTGTCCAGTCGTTAAGTCATTGCAAGCTAGCGCATAAGATCCATCTTCGAAATGTGTTAATGCTGCTAAGAAGTTATTCTCTTTCTCGTCTATTGTACGCCCTTCCATCATCGTTCCTGGCGTAATTAGTTGTACTACTTCACGGCGCACTACACCTTTAGCTGTTTTTGGATCTTCCACTTGCTCACAAACAGCTACTTTATATCCTTTTTCAACAAGTTGTTCAATATAATTTTTAGCTGCATGATGCGGTACACCGCACATCGGTATACGATCACTACTACCACCATCTCGGCTCGTTAATGTAATTTCAAGTTCATGAGCTGCTTTAACCGCATCCTCAAAGAACATTTCATAAAAATCACCTAATCGGAAAAATAAAAAGGCATCTTGATAGTCTGCCTTAACCTTTAAGTATTGCTGTATCATAGGCGTATATTGCGTCATGTCTTTCCTCCATAATTCTTACATAATAATCTATATTCATATATGTCACACTTCACGGACACCCATATCTCCTATTCCAGGAGTCTTTCCTCATTATAGCACATTTCATAAGGAATCATGGTCATTCAGCACCACTTATGTACTGTAAAAAGCTAGGAAGAACTTCTCCCTAGCTTTCTCTTACTCTTCTTCTGCGTCAACGATAAAGTTCGGATCTAATTCTTCAAACTCATCATCATCGACTTGGAAATCCTCGTCTGATTCTACGCAACCTTCAGGATTTACACTTACACAAATTTTCGTTTCCCCAACTACTTCTGTTACAAATTCACGTTCTACCGTCACAACAATTTTATTACCATTTGGCGATACAAGAGCTTCTAAACAATTTGGCGGCTGAATTACACGAGCGATAATTTCTAAATCGTCACCAGAAAAGTTTTTGTCACGATAACCAATGCTTACTTCATCATTGTAGTTAACACGTTCTGTTACAACTTCAGTCTTTGTGTTTCCATCAAATGAATACCAAGTGTTTACATCATAGAAACCTTCAATTTCCACATGTTTCCCATTCTTTCTCGCTTCGTACGAATGGTTAATTACCCAGCACCCTAAAATACTTGTTGGCTCATTATTCGATTCACATGTATGCGTTGACTTTGTATACTTACGTCCTTTTCCAACCACTGCTTTTGTAATAATCTCTCTAAATTCGGACATTCGTAACCCTCCTCAATCACTATTCACTTAATCATATGCGTGACAATAGCGGAATGTGTCATTCTTTTTTTTGAGAAGAATTTACAATATAACTCACTAAAAAAAGAGATGTCAATAAGACATCTCTTTAACAACCACAATTTCCTTTTTTACTTTCTACCGCTGCACCAGTTTCACCCTTCAATACATCGCCACCAGTTGAAACTAATATTTCATCTGTTACATTGTTAGAAATGGTACTAGCAACTAACTGTAGTAAGTCATTTACATATGTTTGTGAAGATTTAAACTCCTGTACAACTGGGATATTATCCAACTTATCTTGAAGCGCATCAATTTCAGCTTCTACTTTTTTCAAAGCTTCCCATTTCCCATAATGTTGCAAGTTTACTGCTTGTTTTTGCAAAGCTTTTATTTCTTCAATTGCTCGCTTTACATTTTCATTTTTATGAATTTGTGCTTCTGCTCGCTTAAAGAAATCGACTTCTTCTGTTTCAGAGATCATTTTTGCTAATTCTTTCGCTTGCTCAACAATTTCATCTTTCGTATATACTTTCATCTATTATTTCACCTCAATCGGTTCCTTAACCAATTCCCCGTTAAGAGACCAAGTTTTTGCTTCCGTTACTTTTACTTTCACAAGCTGACCAATTAAAGATTTTGAAGCAACAAAGTTTACAAGTTTATTCGTACGTGTGTATCCTGCAAGTACTTCAGGGTTATTCTTACTTTCTCCATCAACTAATACTTCTACAATTTGTCCTATATAGCGCTTATTCTTATTAACTGCATATTCATTCACTAGTGTATTTAAGCGTTGTAATCGCTCTTTCTTCACTTCCATCGGCACATTATCCTGCATTTTTGCAGCTGGTGTACCTTCACGCGGGGAATAAATAAATGTAAATGCCGTATCAAATCCTACTTCACGATATAACGACATCGTCTCTTCAAACTGCTCATCCGTTTCATTTGGGAAACCAACGATAATATCAGTCGTTAGTACTGCATTCGGAATGGTTTCTTTAATTTTTCGTACAAGCTCTAAATAGTGTTCTCGCGAATATTTACGCGCCATAATTTTAAGCATATCTGTACTACCAGATTGAACTGGTAAGTGGATATGTTCTACTAGGTTACCACCTTTTCCAAGAACATCAATTAAATGATCATCAAAATCACGTGGATGACTTGTTGTAAAACGAATACGTGCGATATCGATTTTACGAAGTTCATCCATTAAATCGCCAAGACCATATTGTATATCTTCAAAGTCTTTACCGTATGCGTTTACGTTTTGTCCAAGTAACGTAATTTCTCTATAACCGTTCGCAGCTAAATGGCGAATTTCTTTAATAATATCTTCTGGACGTCTGCTACGCTCTTTTCCGCGTGTATACGGTACAATACAATATGTACAGAACTTATCACAGCCATACATAATATTTACCCAAGCTTTAATATCACCACGACGTACTTTCGGAAGGTTTTCAATTACATCCCCTTCTTTTGACCAAACTTCAACTACCGTCTCTTTTGAGAACATTGCGTCCTTTAAGATATACGGTAATCTATGAATATTATGTGTACCAAACACCATATCTACATGCTGATTTTTTTGCATAATTTTATTTACAACAGATTCTTCTTGAGACATACAACCACATACACCAATTAAAAGATCCGGGTTTCTTCGCTTTAATGATTTTAAATGACCAAGTTCACCGAACACTTTATTTTCAGCATTTTCACGAATTGCACAAGTATTTAATAAAATCACATCTGCCTCTTCAGTTGAAAAAGTTGGCTCATATCCAAGTGTTGTAAAAATCCCAGCCATTACTTCTGTATCATGTTCATTCATTTGACAGCCATATGTACGAATGTAAAACTTTCTTCCTGCGCCAAAATTGCGGAACTCTTCAGGTAAGCCAAAATCTCGTTCAATTTTAACTTCTTCTTTCCCACGCTTTTTCGCCAATTTCAAGGAAGGTGGTTGGTATACACTTTCAAAGTATTTACTATAATCTTTCTCTTCTTTTTTCGTAGAGGAATTTGCTTGTCGACTTGCTAATCGTTGTTGCTCGTTCATCGGTAATCTCCTTTCACCCTTAACTATACACACTCTGTAGTCCATTTTAATGCGCTTAGACCCATCTCAATGATGTTAGATAGCTTGAGAGATAACTTGCCCTTTGAAACTTGAGTAATCGATCTAATCATCCGTAAGA
This Bacillus mycoides DNA region includes the following protein-coding sequences:
- the mutS gene encoding DNA mismatch repair protein MutS, with product MTQYTPMIQQYLKVKADYQDAFLFFRLGDFYEMFFEDAVKAAHELEITLTSRDGGSSDRIPMCGVPHHAAKNYIEQLVEKGYKVAVCEQVEDPKTAKGVVRREVVQLITPGTMMEGRTIDEKENNFLAALTHFEDGSYALACNDLTTGQNTVTLLTGSVEDILLEVYATGSKEIVVDSTFSKDELNKLTETLKMTISYEDATTIPEGLEHLVKNVSQAKLIKAIGRLFNYVIRTQKRSLDHLQPVEIYYTNQFMKIDVHSKRNLELTETLRTKEKTGSLLWLLDKTKTAMGGRMLKQWMERPLIQKEKVEERLEMVETFVNDYFLREDLKEKLKEVYDLERLAGKVAFGNVNARDLLQLRRSLLQVPAILEAISLLDNAYAARLIQGADPCESLTELLGRSIQENPPLSIKDGDIIKDGYNDKLDQYRYVSKNGKTWIAELEKRERDITGVKSLKIGYNRIFGYYIEVTKANLAALPEGRYERKQTLANAERFITDELKEKETLILEAEEKIVQLEYDLFTALREEVKVFIPKLQHLAKVISELDVLQSFATVSEEEQFVKPVLTTKREIFIKDGRHPVVEKVLNGKLYVPNDCIMPEKMDVFLITGPNMSGKSTYMRQLALVTVMSQIGCFVPATEAVLPVFDQIFTRIGAADDLISGQSTFMVEMLEAKNAIANASERSLILFDEIGRGTSTYDGMALAQAIIEHIHDQIGAKTLFSTHYHELTVLEESLDQLKNVHVSAIEENGKVVFLHKIQDGAADKSYGIHVAQLAELPDSLIARAKEVLAQLEGQEEIIIPKRVEVKVKVQEVAPEPVVVKEEPAKIQEEKEEESQLSFFGGEQSSKKQDKPVLDQKETAVLAQIKKIDLLDMTPLEAMNELYRLQKKLKKG
- the cotE gene encoding outer spore coat protein CotE — translated: MSEFREIITKAVVGKGRKYTKSTHTCESNNEPTSILGCWVINHSYEARKNGKHVEIEGFYDVNTWYSFDGNTKTEVVTERVNYNDEVSIGYRDKNFSGDDLEIIARVIQPPNCLEALVSPNGNKIVVTVEREFVTEVVGETKICVSVNPEGCVESDEDFQVDDDEFEELDPNFIVDAEEE
- a CDS encoding RicAFT regulatory complex protein RicA family protein, which encodes MKVYTKDEIVEQAKELAKMISETEEVDFFKRAEAQIHKNENVKRAIEEIKALQKQAVNLQHYGKWEALKKVEAEIDALQDKLDNIPVVQEFKSSQTYVNDLLQLVASTISNNVTDEILVSTGGDVLKGETGAAVESKKGNCGC
- the miaB gene encoding tRNA (N6-isopentenyl adenosine(37)-C2)-methylthiotransferase MiaB; this encodes MNEQQRLASRQANSSTKKEEKDYSKYFESVYQPPSLKLAKKRGKEEVKIERDFGLPEEFRNFGAGRKFYIRTYGCQMNEHDTEVMAGIFTTLGYEPTFSTEEADVILLNTCAIRENAENKVFGELGHLKSLKRRNPDLLIGVCGCMSQEESVVNKIMQKNQHVDMVFGTHNIHRLPYILKDAMFSKETVVEVWSKEGDVIENLPKVRRGDIKAWVNIMYGCDKFCTYCIVPYTRGKERSRRPEDIIKEIRHLAANGYREITLLGQNVNAYGKDFEDIQYGLGDLMDELRKIDIARIRFTTSHPRDFDDHLIDVLGKGGNLVEHIHLPVQSGSTDMLKIMARKYSREHYLELVRKIKETIPNAVLTTDIIVGFPNETDEQFEETMSLYREVGFDTAFTFIYSPREGTPAAKMQDNVPMEVKKERLQRLNTLVNEYAVNKNKRYIGQIVEVLVDGESKNNPEVLAGYTRTNKLVNFVASKSLIGQLVKVKVTEAKTWSLNGELVKEPIEVK